In Helianthus annuus cultivar XRQ/B chromosome 9, HanXRQr2.0-SUNRISE, whole genome shotgun sequence, the following are encoded in one genomic region:
- the LOC110876698 gene encoding uncharacterized protein LOC110876698: MNFLSANIRGAGDFSKAEHIRNLKKKNKLGFIAIQETQVSNSLNLQVSDFWDNTVFDYESIEASGRSGGLLSIWDPGLFVKKSTKKQLWDDLLVLMGSFSGPWIFLGDFNCVRIPTERKNSKYNKQEAEDFNMFINTAGLVEYTMLGCAFTYVTDDGIKFSKIDRVLVCQSFLSLWPSAKLWGLARFKSDHRPLILLCSDVFFGKAPFRFFNSWLKEEGLADVVRKAYEGVTNSEPPDKLLAAKLKAVKVALKPWGEKLKKRDNLLLRELQKKVEVLDLKAESATLTEQELSDRDSWLKTINELDENRMDDLKKRAKVKWAVDGDENTSFFHGVINGHRKNNRINGLEFDGVWVSQPEDLKKSIKMYYESIFTEQMYDRPKFINNGFKVLSLDQSAMLVKRFSKEEIKDTVWNCGGDKTPGLDGLTFSSMEEVGHGCAKYGSNIGLSQRISNNGI, from the exons ATGAACTTCTTATCAGCGAATATCAGGGGGGCGGGTGACTTCAGTAAAGCGGAGCACATAAGGAATCTCAAAAAGAAAAATAAACTCGGCTTTATTGCTATTCAAGAAACACAGGTGTCGAATTCTCTGAACTTACAGGTCAGTGACTTTTGGGATAATACTGTCTTTGATTATGAATCTATAGAAGCTTCGGGGAGATCGGGTGGTCTTTTAAGCATTTGGGATCCAGGTCTTTTTGTTAAGAAGTCAACA AAAAAACAATTATGGGATGATCTACTTGTCCTGATGGGTTCATTCTCGGGTCCTTGGATCTTTCTGGGTGACTTTAACTGCGTCAGGATCCCCACCGAAAGAAAGAACTCTAAATACAACAAACAAGAGGCGGaggattttaacatgtttatcaatACAGCGGGCCTGGTGGAATATACAATGTTGGGTTGTGCTTTTACATATGTGACTGACGATGGAATTAAATTCAGTAAAATTGACCGAGTCTTGGTCTGTCAGTCATTCCTTTCTTTATGGCCGTCGGCGAAATTATGGGGTTTAGCGAGATTCAAATCAGATCACAGACCACTGATTTTGTTATGCTCAGATGTGTTCTTCGGTAAAGCTCCCTTTCGTTTTTTCAATTCTTGGTTAAAGGAAGAGGGTCTTGCGGATGTCGTCAGAAAAGCATATGAGGGGGTCACAAATTCTGAACCACCTGACAAATTGCTTGCTGCAAAACTGAAAGCAGTTAAAGTCGCATTGAAACCTTGGGGTGAAAAGCTAAAGAAGAGAGATAACTTACTATTACGGGAGCTTCAAAAGAAGGTAGAGGTTTTGGATCTAAAAGCTGAATCGGCTACATTAACAGAGCAGGAGTTAAGTGATAGAGACTCATGGCTGAAAACGATAAACGAGTTGGACGAGAATAGAATGGATGACCTAAAAAAAAGGGCAAAAGTTAAATGGGCAGTAGACGGGGATGAGAATACGTCATTTTTTCATGGCGTGATCAATGGTCACAGGAAAAACAACAGAATCAACGGGCTGGAATTTGATGGTGTATGGGTTTCGCAACCGGAGGATCTTAAGAAGAGCATTAAAATGTATTATGAATCGATTTTTACTGAGCAAATGTATGATAGGCCGAAATTCATAAACAATGGTTTTAAAGTCCTATCCTTAGATCAATCTGCCATGCTTGTGAAAAGATTTTCAAAGGAGGAAATTAAGGATACAGTTTGGAATTGTGGTGGAGACAAGACACCGGGTCTAGATGGTCTTACTTTCAG CTCTATGGAGGAAGTGGGTCATGGGTGTGCTAAGTACGGCTCGAACATCGGTCTTAGTCAACGGATCTCCAACAACGGAATTTGA
- the LOC110879455 gene encoding 26S proteasome non-ATPase regulatory subunit 14 homolog gives MSGMERLQRMFAGAGGALGHPPPDSPTLDTSEQVYISSLALLKMLKHGRAGVPMEVMGLMLGEFVDEYTVRVVDVFAMPQSGTGVSVEAVDHVFQTNMLDMLKQTGRPEMVVGWYHSHPGFGCWLSGVDINTQQSFEALNQRAVAVVVDPIQSVKGKVVIDAFRLINPQTMMLGQEPRQTTSNLGHLNKPSIQALIHGLNRHYYSIAINYRKNELEEKMLLNLHKKKWTDGLKLERFDAHSKTNEQTVQEMLSLAIKYNKAVQEEDKLSPEKLAIANVGRQDAKKHLEEHVSNLMSSNIIQTLGTMLDTVSF, from the exons ATGTCAGGGATGGAACGGCTACAGAGGATGTTCGCCGGAGCCGGAGGCGCGTTAGGTCATCCACCACCGGACTCTCCGACGCTCGATACATCGGAGCAAGTTTACATCTCCTCACTAGCCCTCCTCAAGATGCTTAAACACG GGAGAGCGGGAGTGCCTATGGAAGTGATGGGATTGATGCTTGGTGAATTTGTTGATGAGTATACGGTTCGGGTGGTGGATGTTTTCGCTATGCCACAGAGTGGTACTGGTGTTAGTGTTGAAGCGGTTGATCATGTTTTCCAAACTAATATGCTTGATATGCTTAAACAAACTGGGAG ACCAGAGATGGTGGTTGGATGGTACCATTCACATCCCGGATTTGGTTGTTGGTTATCTGGAGTTGACATCAACACACAACAG AGTTTTGAAGCTCTAAATCAAAGAGCCGTTGCAGTGGTGGTGGATCCAATCCAGAGTGTGAAAGGGAAGGTTGTGATCGATGCCTTCCGCCTTATAAACCCGCAAACCATGATGCTCGGCCAAGAACCACGCCAAACAACATCCAACCTTGGCCATCTTAATAAACCGTCCATCCAA GCACTGATTCACGGGTTGAACAGACACTACTATTCGATAGCTATTAATTACAGGAAGAATGAACTTGAAGAGAAGATGTTATTGAACCTTCACAAGAAGAAGTGGACTGATGGATTGAAACTCGAACGATTTGATGCCCATTCAAAAACCAACGAACAGACTGTCCAG GAGATGCTGAGTCTAGCCATCAAATATAACAAGGCGGTTCAGGAAGAAGACAAACTGTCTCCGGAGAAGCTAGCAATTGCAAATGTGGGAAGACAGGATGCAAAGAAACATCTAGAAGAACATGTCTCCAATCTCATGTCATCCAATATCATTCAGACATTAGGTACAATGCTCGACACGGTTTCTTTCTAG